One Methanocaldococcus infernus ME DNA segment encodes these proteins:
- a CDS encoding ABC transporter substrate-binding protein — protein MRKLLAIFLAILTIALAGCINQGEKKEEVTLNVGYLPTDHQAALFVAALNPDLFKEKYGLYLKEVEPKKKYELYKGDKKIADINLYLVTTGGADIMNLMYQGRLDLGLLGVPPAIFYIDKNPQANIIMSLHTDGSAVVVRKDIPVNNWEEFVNWIKEQAKEGKQVRIGHPLPTSIQYVMIKDALKVSGISYTETSGEKADVLLVNCKGQKSMPQMLANNKLDAVIAWEPMPEILKHEGIGKPIVYSQDLPSSTGGTWKSHPCCCVVASKKALSEKEEVVVEFCKLLKYATDEINKNKELAAEASAKWLGVKKEIEDDSVKHITYTYKLTDIVPGTLKFVKAMQLQGLMKNSLKYVNEEKAKEIIFNFKVYDEIVK, from the coding sequence ATGAGAAAGCTTTTAGCCATCTTCTTGGCTATACTTACAATAGCTTTAGCTGGTTGTATAAACCAGGGAGAGAAAAAGGAGGAAGTAACTTTAAATGTTGGTTATCTACCAACAGACCATCAAGCTGCTCTATTTGTTGCTGCCTTAAACCCAGATCTCTTTAAAGAGAAGTATGGACTATACTTAAAGGAAGTTGAGCCTAAGAAGAAGTATGAGCTTTACAAGGGAGATAAGAAGATAGCTGATATAAACCTCTATCTTGTCACCACTGGAGGAGCAGACATAATGAACTTAATGTATCAAGGTAGGTTAGACTTAGGTTTATTGGGAGTTCCTCCAGCAATCTTTTACATAGATAAGAATCCTCAGGCTAATATTATAATGAGTTTACACACTGATGGATCAGCTGTTGTTGTTAGAAAAGATATTCCTGTTAATAACTGGGAAGAGTTTGTCAATTGGATAAAGGAACAAGCTAAAGAAGGTAAGCAAGTTAGAATAGGGCATCCACTACCAACATCTATACAGTATGTTATGATAAAAGATGCCTTAAAAGTGAGTGGAATATCTTACACTGAAACTTCTGGAGAGAAGGCTGATGTATTATTGGTTAATTGTAAAGGACAGAAGAGTATGCCACAGATGTTAGCCAACAATAAGTTAGATGCTGTTATTGCCTGGGAGCCAATGCCAGAGATTTTAAAGCATGAAGGTATAGGAAAACCAATAGTTTATAGTCAAGATCTACCATCTTCAACTGGAGGTACTTGGAAAAGTCATCCATGCTGCTGTGTTGTAGCTTCAAAGAAAGCTTTAAGTGAGAAGGAAGAGGTTGTAGTTGAGTTCTGCAAGCTTTTAAAATATGCAACTGATGAAATAAACAAAAATAAAGAGCTTGCTGCTGAAGCTTCAGCTAAGTGGTTGGGAGTTAAGAAAGAGATTGAAGATGATTCTGTTAAGCACATAACCTACACATATAAATTAACTGACATAGTTCCAGGAACCTTAAAGTTTGTTAAAGCCATGCAACTCCAAGGGCTAATGAAAAACTCCTTAAAGTATGTTAATGAGGAAAAAGCTAAGGAAATAATATTTAACTTCAAAGTGTATGATGAGATTGTAAAATAA
- the pscS gene encoding O-phospho-L-seryl-tRNA:Cys-tRNA synthase produces MNLDIYKNLHRANRELINLNPIQRGGILPTEAKKAIYEFWDGYSVCDFCSGKLDEIQNPPICKFKEDLAEFINMDFVRFTHGAREGKFIVMHSICEENDYIVLDKNAHYTSYVAAERAKLNVVEVGYEEEYPTYKINLEGYKEVLDNLEDENKNVGLVLLTHVDGNFGNLNDAKKVGKIAKKKGVPFLLNCAYTVGRMPVDGKEVKADFIVASGHKSMAASGPIGILGFSEEFEDKIAKRSEKFPIKEIEFLGCTSRGLPLITLMASFPYVVERVKRWDEELKKTRYLVEELEKLGFKQLGIKPKEHDLVKFETPILDEISKKDKRKGYFFYEELKKRGIVGIKPGVTKEVKMSVYGLEWEQVKYVVESIKEIILQSHHTL; encoded by the coding sequence ATGAACTTAGATATTTATAAAAATTTACATAGGGCTAATAGAGAACTTATTAACCTAAATCCTATACAAAGAGGTGGAATCTTACCAACAGAGGCTAAAAAGGCTATTTATGAATTTTGGGATGGATATAGTGTCTGTGACTTCTGCTCTGGGAAGTTGGATGAGATTCAAAATCCTCCAATTTGTAAATTTAAGGAAGATTTGGCTGAGTTCATTAATATGGATTTTGTAAGATTTACACATGGAGCAAGAGAGGGGAAGTTTATAGTTATGCATTCCATCTGTGAAGAGAATGACTATATAGTCTTAGATAAAAATGCTCACTATACAAGTTACGTAGCTGCTGAGAGGGCTAAATTAAATGTTGTTGAAGTAGGCTATGAGGAGGAATATCCAACCTACAAAATAAATTTAGAAGGATATAAAGAAGTTTTAGACAACTTAGAAGATGAAAATAAGAATGTTGGATTAGTATTATTAACCCACGTTGATGGAAACTTTGGGAATTTAAATGATGCTAAGAAGGTTGGAAAGATAGCTAAGAAAAAAGGAGTTCCCTTCTTGTTAAATTGTGCCTATACTGTTGGAAGGATGCCAGTTGATGGTAAAGAGGTTAAAGCTGATTTTATTGTAGCCTCTGGACACAAAAGTATGGCAGCCTCTGGACCTATAGGAATTTTAGGCTTTAGTGAAGAGTTTGAAGATAAGATAGCTAAGAGATCAGAGAAGTTCCCAATTAAAGAGATTGAATTCTTAGGATGTACAAGTAGGGGCCTTCCATTAATAACCTTAATGGCAAGCTTTCCTTATGTGGTTGAGAGAGTTAAGAGATGGGATGAAGAGCTTAAAAAGACAAGATACTTAGTTGAAGAGTTGGAAAAATTAGGATTTAAGCAACTTGGGATTAAGCCAAAAGAGCATGACTTAGTTAAATTTGAGACTCCAATATTGGATGAGATATCTAAGAAGGATAAAAGAAAAGGATACTTCTTTTATGAGGAGTTGAAAAAGAGAGGAATAGTTGGAATAAAGCCAGGAGTGACAAAAGAGGTTAAGATGAGTGTCTATGGCTTAGAGTGGGAGCAAGTAAAATATGTTGTAGAGAGTATAAAGGAAATTATTTTACAATCTCATCATACACTTTGA
- a CDS encoding NAAT family transporter, which produces MDIQYFIISFTSIFSILNPIGAVPIFISLTESYPEKERILVAKKTVIYAFSILLAFAVFGEYILKFFGISIEAFKIGGGILLLLIALDMVRGKQESKIHKREIKEADEVDEIALMPLATPLLAGPGSITAVMVAMAEAPSFEDRIFVILAILISIFITYLTFVFSERIIDKLGRLGTRILTRLMGLILTAIAVQMILTGYLGVVR; this is translated from the coding sequence ATGGACATACAATATTTTATTATATCTTTTACCTCTATTTTTTCTATTTTAAATCCTATTGGAGCAGTTCCTATTTTTATCTCCTTAACAGAGAGTTATCCTGAGAAGGAGAGAATTTTAGTAGCTAAGAAAACTGTTATCTATGCTTTTTCTATACTCTTAGCCTTTGCAGTTTTTGGGGAATACATATTAAAGTTCTTTGGAATCTCTATAGAGGCTTTTAAAATTGGTGGGGGAATCTTACTTTTATTAATAGCTTTGGACATGGTTAGGGGTAAACAAGAGAGTAAGATACACAAGAGGGAGATAAAAGAAGCTGATGAAGTTGATGAAATTGCTCTTATGCCCTTGGCTACTCCTCTCTTAGCTGGTCCTGGGTCAATAACTGCTGTCATGGTTGCTATGGCTGAGGCTCCCTCTTTTGAGGATAGAATATTTGTTATCTTAGCTATTCTAATATCTATTTTTATAACTTATCTAACCTTTGTATTCTCTGAGAGGATTATAGATAAATTAGGAAGGTTAGGAACAAGGATCTTAACAAGGCTTATGGGTTTAATATTAACAGCTATAGCTGTTCAGATGATATTAACAGGCTACTTAGGGGTGGTTAGATGA
- a CDS encoding 2-oxoacid:acceptor oxidoreductase family protein produces the protein MSRIEVRLAGFGGQGIQLAGIILGRAAALYEGRYAFQTQSIGPEARGGKSRAEVVISDNPRDYPKVRKLDILVTMSQEALDSYINDLPPGKVLIYDKDMIKNPPKRDDIKIYEVPATSTAYNLGNKIVANVVMLGALTKITKIVSEDSIKKAVLDMVKDKYKELNLKALEEGFKLGE, from the coding sequence ATGAGCAGAATAGAGGTTAGATTGGCTGGCTTTGGTGGGCAAGGGATTCAATTGGCTGGCATCATCTTAGGGAGAGCAGCAGCTCTTTATGAGGGAAGGTATGCCTTTCAAACCCAATCCATAGGGCCAGAGGCAAGAGGGGGGAAGTCAAGGGCTGAAGTTGTTATTTCAGACAATCCAAGGGATTATCCAAAGGTTAGGAAGTTAGATATCTTAGTAACCATGTCTCAGGAAGCTCTTGATAGCTATATAAATGATCTACCACCAGGGAAAGTTTTGATCTATGATAAGGATATGATAAAGAATCCTCCAAAGAGAGATGATATAAAGATTTATGAAGTGCCAGCTACAAGTACAGCCTATAATTTAGGAAATAAGATAGTTGCCAATGTTGTTATGTTGGGAGCATTAACTAAGATAACAAAGATAGTTAGTGAAGATTCAATAAAAAAGGCTGTCTTGGATATGGTTAAGGATAAATATAAAGAGCTAAATTTAAAGGCTCTTGAGGAGGGATTTAAGTTAGGGGAGTAG
- a CDS encoding 2-oxoacid:ferredoxin oxidoreductase subunit beta — protein MEHFALKYLRKDRLPHIFCSGCGIGIIMNCFCKALEDLNLDLDKTVLVSGIGCSSRVPGYFNLDSLHTTHGRALAFATGIKVSNPELNVVVFTGDGDNAAIGGNHFIHACRRNIDLTVICVNNNIYGMTGGQVSPTTPKGFRATTAPYGNVENPFDLCKLAEAAGASYVARWTTAHPFQLIRSIKKGMKKKGLAFIEVVSQCYTYFGRLNKFKNNVELLNWIKENSISIKKAESLSEEEKKGKIIVGEFVDVEKPEYTEELHKLMRELK, from the coding sequence ATGGAGCATTTTGCACTAAAATATTTAAGGAAGGATAGGCTTCCACATATCTTTTGTTCAGGTTGTGGGATTGGAATTATTATGAACTGCTTCTGTAAGGCTCTTGAAGACCTAAACTTAGATTTGGACAAAACTGTCTTAGTTTCTGGGATAGGGTGTTCTTCAAGAGTTCCAGGCTATTTTAACTTAGATTCTCTACATACGACCCATGGAAGAGCTTTAGCATTTGCCACTGGAATTAAGGTTAGTAACCCAGAGTTAAATGTTGTTGTCTTTACTGGAGATGGAGATAATGCAGCCATTGGAGGGAACCACTTTATACATGCCTGTAGGAGGAATATAGACTTAACAGTTATCTGTGTAAATAATAATATATATGGAATGACTGGGGGACAGGTGTCACCAACAACACCTAAAGGGTTTAGGGCTACAACAGCACCATATGGTAATGTTGAGAACCCCTTTGATCTCTGTAAGTTGGCTGAAGCTGCTGGAGCAAGCTATGTAGCAAGATGGACAACAGCCCATCCATTTCAGTTAATTAGAAGTATTAAGAAGGGAATGAAAAAGAAGGGCTTGGCATTTATAGAAGTTGTTTCTCAGTGTTATACTTACTTTGGTAGGCTAAATAAATTTAAGAATAATGTTGAACTCCTAAATTGGATTAAAGAGAACTCTATCTCTATAAAGAAGGCTGAATCTTTAAGTGAAGAGGAGAAGAAAGGAAAAATAATAGTTGGAGAGTTTGTAGATGTTGAAAAACCTGAATATACTGAAGAACTCCATAAGTTGATGAGGGAATTGAAATGA
- a CDS encoding 2-oxoacid:acceptor oxidoreductase subunit alpha, whose translation MSKILFTQGNVACAEGAILAGCRFYAGYPITPSSEIAETMALKLPKVGGVYIQMEDEIGSLAAAIGASWTGVKAMTATSGPGFSLMQEHIGYAVMTETPVVIVNVQRGGPSTGQPTLASQGDMMQAKWGSHGDYQIIALAPSSVQECFDYTIKAFNLSEKYRVPAMIMSDEIIGHMREKLVIPDEIEVIDRKVGMNELPFKPDDDLVPKMPVFGKGYRVHVTGLTHDERGYPEASDPEVHYKLVKRLNDKILKNAKDIYDYTIWHEEDCSDAVVIAYGAPARSAEAAVKELREEGLSVGYVKLNVVWPFPDEVILKMAKNTELIVVPEMNLGQIVREVERASKGECEVKLIPKIGGELHYPEEIKRAVRGE comes from the coding sequence ATGAGTAAAATACTCTTCACCCAGGGAAATGTTGCCTGTGCAGAAGGAGCTATATTAGCTGGCTGTAGGTTCTATGCTGGTTATCCTATAACCCCATCATCAGAGATAGCTGAAACAATGGCTTTAAAGTTGCCAAAGGTTGGAGGAGTTTATATACAAATGGAGGATGAGATAGGCTCATTGGCAGCAGCTATAGGGGCATCATGGACAGGAGTTAAGGCAATGACAGCCACTTCAGGGCCAGGGTTTAGTTTAATGCAAGAGCATATAGGCTATGCTGTCATGACTGAGACTCCAGTAGTTATAGTTAATGTCCAAAGAGGAGGGCCTTCAACAGGACAGCCTACTTTAGCATCTCAAGGAGATATGATGCAGGCTAAGTGGGGAAGCCATGGAGATTATCAAATTATTGCCCTTGCCCCATCTTCTGTTCAGGAATGCTTTGACTATACTATAAAAGCCTTCAACCTCTCTGAGAAGTATAGAGTTCCAGCCATGATTATGTCTGATGAAATCATTGGCCACATGAGAGAGAAGTTAGTTATCCCTGATGAGATTGAAGTTATAGATAGAAAAGTTGGAATGAACGAATTACCATTTAAACCTGATGATGACTTAGTGCCAAAGATGCCAGTCTTTGGAAAAGGGTATAGGGTTCATGTCACTGGTTTGACACATGATGAAAGAGGCTATCCAGAAGCTTCAGACCCTGAAGTACATTATAAGTTAGTTAAAAGATTAAATGATAAGATTCTGAAGAATGCTAAGGACATCTATGACTATACAATTTGGCATGAAGAAGATTGTTCAGATGCTGTTGTTATAGCCTATGGAGCTCCAGCAAGGTCAGCTGAGGCTGCAGTTAAAGAGCTTAGGGAAGAAGGGCTTTCAGTTGGCTATGTTAAGCTAAATGTTGTCTGGCCATTCCCAGATGAAGTTATATTAAAGATGGCTAAGAACACTGAACTTATTGTTGTCCCAGAAATGAACCTTGGACAAATAGTTAGAGAGGTTGAAAGAGCTTCAAAGGGAGAGTGTGAAGTTAAACTAATTCCAAAAATAGGAGGAGAGTTACATTATCCAGAGGAGATTAAAAGAGCTGTTAGAGGTGAATAA
- a CDS encoding 4Fe-4S dicluster domain-containing protein: MEIRIDEKLCKGCYICINFCPRKVFTISNELNDKGIYPSKPEKVELCTYCRICEFMCPDQAIVVIKK, translated from the coding sequence ATGGAAATAAGGATTGATGAAAAACTCTGTAAAGGCTGTTATATCTGTATAAACTTCTGCCCAAGGAAGGTTTTTACAATTTCTAATGAGTTAAATGATAAAGGAATTTATCCTTCAAAGCCTGAAAAGGTTGAGTTATGTACTTACTGTAGAATCTGTGAATTCATGTGTCCTGATCAGGCTATAGTGGTGATAAAGAAATGA
- a CDS encoding M20 family metallo-hydrolase: MDVIELASDLIKIRSVNPYFGGEGEKEKGEYVKRKLIEIVKKHNFKDYELKEYNTIDKFGILRPNIVFKADFGREKTLHIIAHLDTVPEGDLSLWETNPYEPVIKDGKIYGRGAEDNHKAIVSSLLLLDKLLEDKESKYNLSLIYVSDEEAGSKYGLKYLLNFEKEIFDKNDLIIVPDFSSEDGSYIEIGEKGILWIKFIFEGKQCHGSVPEEGFNSNVVAFDFSNKLYKELYSKFNKVNNIFLPEYSTFEPTIVKNKVTNPNTIPGKTEVVFDCRILPDYSIEEIISEIDNFIKGYNFKPIHSSGEGRVRREILKLEKPNFTKEDSLVVRELKRAIKEVLNVEPKVCGMGGGTVAAFLRERGYDVAVWGIGEGTAHQPNEHIKIGSLEKMAEVFYKMLR, from the coding sequence ATGGATGTTATTGAGTTAGCCTCTGATTTGATAAAAATTAGGTCTGTAAATCCCTATTTTGGTGGAGAAGGAGAGAAAGAAAAAGGAGAATATGTTAAGAGAAAGTTAATAGAGATAGTAAAAAAGCATAACTTTAAAGATTATGAGTTAAAAGAATACAATACAATAGACAAGTTTGGAATTTTAAGGCCAAATATTGTTTTCAAGGCAGACTTTGGGAGAGAGAAGACTTTACATATCATAGCTCACTTAGACACAGTTCCAGAGGGAGATTTAAGCCTTTGGGAAACAAACCCTTATGAGCCAGTTATAAAGGATGGTAAGATCTATGGAAGAGGAGCAGAGGATAACCATAAAGCTATAGTCTCTTCTCTCCTACTCTTAGATAAGCTCTTAGAAGATAAAGAGAGTAAATATAATTTATCTTTAATTTATGTCTCTGATGAGGAAGCTGGTAGTAAGTATGGCTTAAAGTATCTATTAAATTTTGAAAAAGAGATTTTTGATAAAAATGATCTAATCATAGTTCCTGACTTCAGCTCAGAGGATGGGAGTTATATAGAAATTGGAGAAAAGGGAATTTTATGGATAAAATTTATCTTTGAAGGAAAGCAGTGTCATGGAAGTGTTCCTGAGGAGGGGTTTAATTCAAATGTAGTAGCCTTTGACTTCTCAAACAAGCTATATAAAGAGCTATATAGTAAGTTTAATAAAGTAAATAATATTTTCCTTCCAGAGTATTCTACATTTGAGCCTACAATTGTTAAGAATAAAGTTACAAATCCTAACACAATCCCAGGGAAAACTGAGGTTGTCTTTGATTGTAGGATACTTCCAGATTATAGTATAGAAGAAATAATAAGTGAGATAGATAACTTTATAAAAGGCTATAACTTCAAGCCAATACACTCAAGTGGTGAAGGAAGAGTTAGAAGAGAAATATTAAAATTGGAGAAACCTAACTTTACTAAGGAGGATAGCTTAGTGGTTAGAGAACTAAAAAGAGCTATAAAAGAGGTTTTAAATGTTGAGCCTAAGGTTTGTGGGATGGGTGGAGGAACAGTAGCAGCTTTTTTAAGGGAAAGAGGTTATGATGTAGCTGTCTGGGGCATTGGAGAGGGAACAGCTCATCAGCCAAATGAGCATATAAAGATAGGGAGCTTGGAGAAGATGGCTGAAGTTTTCTATAAAATGTTGAGGTGA
- a CDS encoding Sjogren's syndrome/scleroderma autoantigen 1 family protein: MGEDYIIYVVSNLLLKGYTMTEKFCPYCGSPLMRKEGKVFCPICEPMAFQQ; this comes from the coding sequence ATGGGAGAGGATTACATCATATATGTAGTGTCAAACTTATTACTTAAAGGATATACAATGACTGAAAAGTTTTGCCCTTACTGTGGCTCTCCTTTAATGAGAAAAGAGGGAAAAGTATTCTGTCCAATCTGTGAGCCTATGGCTTTTCAGCAATAA
- a CDS encoding class I SAM-dependent methyltransferase encodes MNYLTPSLAEEILKAMGKKEVIEVNLNLYKDNRKEKVFLKEDKAIFPEGEVEKEILKKIAKDNCVYFIKEGRVYKAAIAKDGYYKLVPTIPPTIEINGIRMHRTKELNPYEDTLNKINSVGVRKGEKVLDTCMGLGYTAIEAYKRGGEVVTIEKNPNVLELAKINPYSEELFKGDIKVILGDAFDVVKKFSDEEFSVIIHDPPRFSLAGHLYSEGFYRELFRILKSGGRLFHYVGNPGKKYRGKDLQKGVMERLRKVGFTKIKRVKEALGVIAEKP; translated from the coding sequence ATGAACTATTTAACTCCTTCATTGGCTGAAGAGATATTAAAAGCTATGGGAAAAAAGGAGGTTATAGAGGTTAATCTAAATTTATATAAAGATAATAGAAAAGAGAAAGTCTTTTTAAAGGAAGACAAAGCTATATTTCCAGAGGGAGAAGTGGAAAAGGAGATTTTAAAGAAGATAGCTAAAGATAATTGTGTCTACTTTATTAAGGAGGGTAGAGTTTATAAGGCAGCTATAGCTAAGGATGGCTATTATAAGTTAGTTCCTACCATTCCACCAACCATAGAGATTAATGGTATAAGGATGCATAGGACTAAAGAGCTTAACCCCTATGAAGACACCCTAAATAAGATAAATTCAGTTGGGGTTAGAAAGGGAGAGAAGGTTTTAGATACTTGTATGGGCTTGGGATATACAGCTATAGAGGCTTATAAAAGAGGAGGAGAAGTGGTGACAATAGAAAAAAATCCTAATGTCTTAGAGTTGGCTAAGATAAATCCTTACAGTGAAGAGCTATTCAAGGGAGATATTAAAGTTATCTTAGGGGATGCCTTTGATGTTGTGAAGAAATTTTCAGATGAGGAGTTTAGTGTTATTATCCATGATCCTCCAAGATTTAGCTTAGCTGGCCATCTTTACAGTGAAGGGTTTTATAGAGAGTTGTTTAGAATTCTAAAGAGTGGTGGAAGATTATTTCACTATGTAGGGAATCCTGGGAAGAAGTATAGAGGGAAGGATTTACAAAAAGGGGTTATGGAGAGGTTGAGGAAGGTTGGATTCACTAAAATTAAGAGGGTTAAAGAGGCTCTTGGAGTTATTGCTGAAAAGCCATAG
- a CDS encoding phosphatidylglycerophosphatase A, whose product MNILEKINISLDNLVESAVSLYVGEEDIKIVKNKVREVMKKELENPNTYLLIMAAYLLDREIEMEDLNYIYADEVIGLAIANEIAGTKGIFNFRFYDKHKPGVIGELDKKGYIFLDDAIAGFIAGCMSKALAPR is encoded by the coding sequence ATGAACATTTTGGAGAAGATAAATATTAGCTTAGATAACTTGGTTGAGAGTGCTGTCTCTCTCTATGTGGGTGAGGAAGATATAAAGATTGTGAAAAATAAGGTTAGGGAGGTTATGAAAAAAGAGCTTGAGAATCCTAATACTTACTTACTAATAATGGCTGCCTACCTCTTAGATAGGGAGATAGAGATGGAAGATTTAAACTATATCTATGCTGATGAAGTTATAGGCTTGGCTATAGCCAATGAGATAGCTGGGACTAAAGGAATCTTTAACTTTAGATTTTATGATAAGCATAAGCCAGGGGTTATAGGAGAGTTGGATAAAAAAGGATACATCTTTTTAGATGATGCCATAGCTGGCTTTATTGCTGGCTGTATGAGTAAGGCTTTGGCTCCCAGATGA
- a CDS encoding molybdopterin biosynthesis protein — MRFLKLESLENAKNIVKEFLKDTEELYILESLNRVLAEDVFSDIDVPPYDRAKMDGYAVRAEDTYGADEDNPVELRVIGSIKAGEIKDIEVKEGEAVEIATGAIIPKGANAVVMVEYTEREGENVKIFKPVAPMENIQFTGSDVMVGELVLREGTLLTPREIGVLAAIGREKVKVYKRLRFAIISTGNEIQELGKKLEKGKIYDINTYTLASYIESLGHSYKILGIAKDDLEEIKEKIKEGLDCDIILLSGGTSAGVGDLTERAIKELGGEILIHGIKIKPGKPTIIGKIGEKLVIGLPGYPTSCLTVFDALFGLSKSRIKAKFRGRYISAKGRTEFLPVVIVGNSAYPVNKDSGSITSLSDADGYIVIEENKEILEDEEVEVHLFSSLSDKLNIIGSHCIGIDIILKEGNIKAKTVNTGSLGGIFAIKRGEADIAGIHLLDENLGYNIPFLEKYRVDNALLVRGYVREQGFVTKREDINSIEDIIKNIYNLRFINRNKGSGTRILFDKFLKDNKIEKSKIKGYNIEAKTHSAVASAVTMGKADIGLCIKPLAERYGLKFIPLAEEHYDFLINKESFDKKEVKKFIETLKKVNLPFKKLEDTGSIIWEPKPYSYSQQ; from the coding sequence ATGAGATTTTTAAAATTGGAGAGCTTGGAGAATGCTAAAAATATTGTTAAAGAGTTTTTAAAAGATACTGAAGAGCTTTATATCTTAGAGAGCTTAAATAGAGTTTTAGCTGAAGATGTCTTCTCTGATATAGATGTTCCTCCATATGACAGGGCTAAGATGGATGGCTATGCTGTTAGGGCTGAAGACACCTATGGAGCTGATGAAGACAATCCTGTAGAGTTAAGAGTTATTGGCTCTATAAAGGCTGGAGAGATAAAGGATATTGAAGTTAAAGAGGGAGAGGCTGTAGAGATAGCTACAGGAGCAATAATTCCAAAAGGAGCTAATGCTGTTGTGATGGTTGAATATACTGAAAGAGAAGGAGAGAATGTTAAGATCTTTAAGCCTGTAGCTCCTATGGAGAATATTCAATTTACTGGATCAGATGTAATGGTTGGAGAACTTGTTCTAAGGGAAGGAACTCTATTAACTCCAAGGGAGATAGGGGTTTTAGCAGCTATTGGGAGAGAGAAAGTTAAAGTCTATAAAAGATTAAGATTTGCCATAATTTCAACAGGAAATGAGATTCAAGAGCTTGGAAAAAAGTTAGAGAAAGGAAAAATTTATGATATAAATACTTACACCTTGGCCAGCTATATAGAGAGCTTAGGGCATAGCTATAAAATCTTAGGGATAGCTAAAGATGATTTAGAGGAGATAAAGGAGAAAATTAAAGAGGGCTTAGATTGTGACATCATCTTACTAAGTGGAGGAACCTCAGCAGGAGTTGGAGACTTGACAGAGAGGGCTATAAAAGAGTTGGGTGGAGAGATATTAATACATGGTATTAAGATTAAGCCAGGAAAGCCAACCATTATAGGAAAGATTGGGGAGAAGTTAGTTATAGGCCTTCCAGGATATCCAACATCATGCTTAACAGTCTTTGATGCTCTCTTTGGTTTAAGTAAGAGTAGGATAAAGGCTAAGTTTAGAGGAAGGTATATTTCAGCAAAGGGAAGAACTGAGTTTTTACCAGTGGTTATAGTTGGAAACTCAGCCTATCCAGTAAATAAGGATAGTGGCTCTATAACTTCACTATCAGATGCTGATGGCTACATTGTTATAGAGGAGAATAAAGAGATCTTAGAAGATGAAGAGGTTGAGGTTCATCTATTCAGTAGCTTATCTGACAAGTTAAATATTATAGGAAGTCACTGTATAGGCATTGACATAATATTAAAGGAGGGAAATATTAAGGCTAAGACAGTTAATACTGGCTCTTTAGGGGGAATATTTGCAATTAAAAGAGGAGAGGCTGACATAGCTGGGATTCACTTATTGGATGAGAATTTAGGATATAACATTCCCTTCTTAGAAAAATATAGGGTTGATAATGCTCTTCTTGTTAGGGGCTATGTGAGAGAGCAAGGTTTTGTAACTAAGAGAGAGGATATTAACTCAATAGAAGATATTATAAAGAATATTTACAATCTAAGGTTTATAAATAGAAATAAGGGTTCTGGGACAAGGATATTATTTGACAAGTTCTTAAAGGATAATAAGATAGAGAAGAGCAAAATTAAGGGATACAATATTGAGGCTAAGACTCATTCAGCTGTAGCCTCAGCTGTAACCATGGGAAAGGCTGATATTGGCTTATGTATAAAGCCCTTAGCTGAGAGATATGGGTTAAAGTTTATTCCTCTTGCTGAAGAGCACTATGACTTTCTAATAAATAAAGAGAGCTTTGACAAAAAAGAGGTTAAGAAGTTCATTGAAACCTTAAAAAAGGTTAATTTACCATTTAAAAAGTTAGAAGATACTGGCTCTATCATCTGGGAGCCAAAGCCTTACTCATACAGCCAGCAATAA